One genomic window of Magnolia sinica isolate HGM2019 chromosome 3, MsV1, whole genome shotgun sequence includes the following:
- the LOC131239868 gene encoding small ribosomal subunit protein mS79 (rPPR3b)-like: MFDHARDLFDELPQLNCPRTTKSFNALLTSALDSQLFAKVPELFDALPSKISVKPDVFSYSILIQALCKMGSLDSAVSALEMMELNGVRPSLITFNHLLNGLYTGSRFSDAEKLWFKMEEYNCVPDVTSYNERLRGLVLEGKTEEAVKLVGEFGNRGLKPNVFSFNSLGYCNDGNVEEAKRILSELVKNDCAPNRRTFETLIPCACEKGDLDLAVKLCKECVNRRCFVDVQIVQSVVDVLVRESRVKMLRPSWSLGCRVVCALGLA; this comes from the coding sequence ATGTTCGACCACGCCCGCGACCTGTTCGACGAATTGCCCCAATTAAACTGCCCCCGCACTACCAAATCCTTCAACGCCCTCTTAACCTCTGCCCTCGATTCCCAGCTCTTCGCAAAAGTTCCGGAGCTTTTTGATGCTCTGCCGTCTAAAATCTCAGTAAAGCCTGATGTTTTCTCTTATAGTATTTTGATTCAGGCATTATGTAAAATGGGTTCTTTGGATTCTGCTGTTTCGGCACTGGAAATGATGGAGTTGAATGGGGTGAGACCGAGTTTGATTACGTTTAATCAtcttttaaatgggctttacACTGGGAGTCGGTTTTCAGATGCGGAGAAGCTTTGGTTTAAAATGGAAGAGTATAACTGTGTTCCCGATGTTACCAGTTACAATGAGAGATTGAGAGGGCTGGTTTTGGAGGGGAAGACAGAGGAGGCTGTTAAGTTGGTTGGTGAGTTTGGGAATCGTGGGTTGAAACCTAATGTTTTTAGTTTCAATTCATTGGGGTATTGCAATGATGGGAACGTAGAGGAGGCAAAGAGGATCTTAAGTGAGTTGGTGAAGAATGATTGTGCCCCGAATCGACGGACATTTGAGACTCTAATTCCTTGTGCATGCGAGAAGGGGGATTTAGATTTGGCAGTGAAGTTGTGTAAGGAGTGTGTGAATCGGCGGTGTTTTGTTGATGTGCAGATTGTGCAGAGTGTGGTTGATGTGTTGGTTAGGGAGTCAAGGGTCAAAATGCTAAGACCCTCATGGAGCTTGGGGTGTCGAGTGGTTTGCGCCCTCGGTCTGGCTTGA